TATTGTGAACACTTATAGAAAATTCAGAGGAAGTTTAAAAAAATAATACAGTTATAGAGAATTCTATTAATTGTTATAAAAACAAATAAATAATGGGTAAAGTAAAAATGTCCAAAAAGTCAACATCCATCGACATGACAGCGATGTGTGACGTAGCGTTCCTTTTGCTTACATTCTTTATCTTAACGGCAACGGCAAAAGTGCCAGAGCCACTTCCTGTAGATACTCCCTCTTCCACTGTGCAAACTAAATTGCCAGAAACAGGTTTAGTGACTATTACTGTAGGTAAAAGTGAAGGAAAAGAGCAGGTGTTTTTTGGAATGAAAGATAGAGCCATCCGTTCAGGAGCTCTAGATTATATGGCTCAGAAATATAAAGTGACATTCACTGAGACAGAGAAAGCTCAATTCGCCTTAGTTGACGAATTTGGAGTTCCTGTTGAAGGATTGAAGCAATTACTGGGGATGAAAGGTGCTGATAGAGCCAAAAAAGGGGTGCAACCTGGTGTTCCTTGTGACTCTATTAACAATCAATTACAAGATTGGATACAAGGGGCTAGAAAAGCAAATATTGATAATGGAGGGACTAAAGAGCTTCAATTTGCAATTAAAGGCGATGCTAAAGAAGAATATCCTCAAATCAAAAAAGTGATGGATATTTTACAAGATCAAAAAATCAATAGCTTTAATTTAGTTACTGGTTTAAGAGGAAAAGACTATTAATATAATAATATTATACAATGGCTGAATTAAATACCGGCGACGGTGGCGGCAAGAAAGGCGGCAAAGTAAGAAGTAAAAAATCCAATGCAAAGGTTGATTTGACTGCGATGGTGGATTTGGCGTTCTTGTTGATTACGTTCTTTATGCTAACCACTTCATTATCAAAACCTCAATCTATGGATTTAGGTTTGCCTGATAAAGATGAAAAAGACAAGCCTGAAAAAGACGTTAAGGTTGACCAAAGAAGAACTTTAACCATCATAATGGGTAAAGACAATAAAATAAAATGGTTTCACGGACTTCTTGAAGCACCTGAACCTAATGGAAAACCTACTGATGCCGTATACGGTAAAAATGGGTTACGTCAAGAAATTTTGAAAAGAGTAGTTTCTGTTCCTCAAGTTACGGGTGATAAAAACAAAGGATTGATAGTAATTATTAAACCTTCTAAAAAATCTACTTATAGAAACTTAGTTGATGTTTTGGACGAAATGGCTATTTGCAAAGTGCCAACATATGCTATAGTAAATGACATTACTCCAGAAGAGATGAAATTAGTTGACGAAATGAACAAATAATCCAGTGTTAATCAAAAATATACTAAAATGAAATTAGACTTATTTAATAAACAGTGGATAGACATCGTTTTTGAAGGACGTAATAAAGCCTATGGGGCTTATGAATTGCGTCAAGAAAATTCAAAAATAACCATTCGTTCACTTGTTATCGGGGCAATAGTTTTTGCATTAGCAGTAAGTGCACCACTCATCATTAGCTTAATTCCTGATTTTTCAAAGAATGAAGCCACATTGGATCAAAAAATCGTTACGATTAAATTGCCTCCAAAAGAACAACCAAAAGATCTTCCACCACCACCACCTCCTCCTCCTAAAGTAGATCAGGTGAAGTTTGTTAAGCCAGTTGTGGCTAAAACAGATGAAGTTACGGAAGAACCACCAAAAGTGGAAGAAATCAAAGATAAAAAATTAGGAGATGAAACAATAAAAGGAGATCCTGATGCTCCTTTAACAGTAGAGCCCGTTGGAAACGGACCAAGTGTCGTTGAAGAAGATAATAACATCTACAACACAGCGGGTATCGAAGTAAAACCAGATTTTCCAGGAGGAATGCAAAAATTTTACGGTTATATTGGTAGAGCTTACTCTGCTCCAGAAGATTGTGGTAGTGGTAAAGTATTTGTAACCTTCGTTGTTGAAAAAGATGGTTCACTTACCGATATCAAAGTTATTAGAGAGGTATGTCCTGGTTCTGGAAAAGAAGCGATAAGAGTTTTAAAATCTTGTCCAAAATGGAATCCTGGAGAACAAAATGGTAAGAAAGTAAGAGTGTTATATTCATTACCAATTTCTATCCAATCAGCAGAATAAATGATTTCAAAATACATTGAAAACTTTCAGAAGAAATCGCTTAAAGAGCGGTTTCTTCTCGTTATAGGCATTTTGTTTTTTTTGATTTATTTAACATTGGGCTTAATCATCATATTTTGGAAGTCCTTACCTTTAACTTTAGAATATAAATACAGAATTGCCTTTGGAATTTTACTGATTGTATATTCTTTTTTACGATTTTTGCGTTTCTTTAATAAAGAAGACTAATGAATAAATTAACTAAGACACTTATTGGCTTTGTTTTGTTAACCTTGCTTTTTGTTTTTTCATGTCAGAAAAAAGAAAATGATAAGCAAGACACCATTATAGAAGGAAAAGCTACACTTTACGTTGACGAATCTATTTTACCAATTATTGAAGATGAGCAAGCCGTTTTTGAAACAGAATACAAAGCTAAATTGCATTTAGTTCCTCAATCAGAAAATGAAATTGTAAATGCTTTACTTAATGATACAGCTAAAATTGCCATTCTAACAAGAGAGCTTTCAAAACAAGAGATCAATGCTTTTAAAGCTAAAAAGATTTTTCCAAAAACAACTCCTTTCGCGTCTGATGCTGTTGCTTTAATAAAAAGTAAAACAGATAAGGATACCTTGGTTACATTACAAGACATTTCCAAATTTTTAAAAGGAGAAGCAGTTTCAAATATTAAAGGGTTAGTTTTTGATAATGCTAATTCAAGCACAGTAAGATGTCTTTCAAAAGTTCTAGGAACATCAGTAATAAACCAAAAGAATGTTTTTTCCTTAAAAACAAATGAGGAGGTCATTAAGTATGTGTCTAAAAATGATGGAATGGTTGGGGTAATTGGAATGAATTGGATATTTCAACCGCCTCTAGACTTACAAGAGTTTGTAGATAAAGTCAATGTGTTAGCCGTTAAGGACAAAGATAAAGGGGGATATTTTTTCCCTACACAAGATAATTTAGCGATGGGTAAATATTCTTTGGCACGGCATTTGTATATAGTGAATTGTCAGGGTTATTCTGGACTGGGAATGGGCTTTGCTTCCTTCCTTGGAGGAGAGAGAGGTCAACGTATTATTTTAAAATCAGGGCTTGTTCCTGAGCGTACACCAGGCAGAAAAATAATGATAAGAAACACAATTACTAAAGATAAAAATTAATATGAAGAAGATGAATAAGTATAAAATTTTTGGTCTAGCTCTAGTGGCAACAACCATTGCGAAAGCACAAGATTTAGAATCAGCAAAAAAAGCAATAGATGCTGAACAATATGAGAAAGCTAAATCATTGTTGAAATCAGTTATACAAGCTAAACCATCTAATGGAAAAGCGTCCTTTTTATTAGGAACCATTTATTTGAAACAAAATATAGCGGATTCTGCTACTATATATTTTCAAAAAGGCTTAGCTTCAAGCGAAGGGGCAAGGCTGAATAATATAGGTTTAGCACAAATGGATTTAGATGCCAACAACAAAGCTGCTGCTCAAGCAAAATTTGATTTGGTTACTAAAGAATTAAAAAAGAAAGATATCGAAGAGTATGTTTATATTGGTCGTGCTTTCATGGATGCTGATAAACCAGATTATAAAAGCGCTATTGATGTTTTATTAAAAGCTCAAGCAGCAAGTCCCAATGACCCACAAGTTCAGTTAGCATTAGGAGACGCCTATTATGGAGCTAAAAATCAAAACGATTCTTATGTGGCCTACAGAAATGCTTATCAATTTGATAGTTCTCTATTGAGAGCTAAAATGCAGTTAGGGGTATTATTAAAAGGAGCTAAAGCTTATACAGAAGCCATTAAAGCTTATAACGAAGTAATAGCAATCAATCCAAATTACGGTCCGGTTTATCGTGAATTAGCAGAGACTTACTATTTATGGGGAAGCAATGTTCCAAAAAGCTATGATGAAAACATTCAAAAAGCATTAGGGTTTTATGAAAAATACATGAGTTTAACGGACTATTCTATTACGTCTCGTATGCGTCATGCTGACTTCTTAATCTTAGCCAAAGATTACAAAGCACTAGAATTAGAAGCAAATAAGATGAAAGAATTGGATGGAGTTAACCCAAGAATTCTTCGTTATCTAGGCTACTCTTCCTATGAAAATGGAAACATCGACGCCGCTTTAGATGCTTTACAAAAATTCACATCTAACCCTGCCAACAAAATTATCCCTCGTGATTATTTATATTTAGGTCAAGCTAAAATTAAAAAAGGAACTAGTGCTGATGGTAAATCAGTAGACCAAGCACAATTAGCCTCTGGTATTGCGGATATTAAAAAAGCTCTTGACATGGAGCCATTAGCCGCTAATGAATTGAATGAAATAGGAAAAAAATTGTATGATCAAAAAGCATTTGGAGCCGCAGCTGCCATATTTGATATAGCGGTTGGATATCCAAATTCTAAAAACTTTTTACTAGATAATTTCTTTTTAGGAAATGCTATTTATTATGATAACACTAGAAAAGAAGTAGTTAAACCTGATCCTATTGCTTTGCAAAAAGCTGATGTTGCCTTTGGAAATGTAATCACAGCTTCACCTACCACTCAAGATGCTTACATCTTTAGAGCAAGAACCAATAGATTGTTGGAAAAAGATACCGAGATGGCAACATATTACCAACAATATATTGATGTAGTGACTGCAAAAGGAGAAGCAGAAGTGACTAAAAACAAAGCCAAATTCATTGAGTCTTATAATAATATAGCATCAACTTTTGCCAATACGGATAAAGCAAAAGCAAAGGAATTGCTGAATAAAACATTATTGCTTGATCCAGCCAATCAATATGCTCTTGAAGCTATTAAATTATTAAAATAATTTTCAAAGTTTAAATTTAAAACCGATAGTTAAAAGCTGTCGGTTTTTTTATTTGTAAAAATTAAAATTAACTCACTTTCTAATGATTATCTTTGCCAACTATTATTGAAAAAAATGTTATCAAAAGAAACACAATTAGCGGTTGAAAAAGGAGAAATGCTTCCCCTTATGGAGGAGTTTTATACCATTCAAGGTGAAGGATTTCATACAGGTACTGCAGCTTATTTTATTAGAATAGGCGGTTGCGACGTGGGTTGTCATTGGTGTGATGTGAAAGAAAGTTGGAATGCAGAGCTACATCCTCCCACTGCAACAGATTTGATTGTTGACAATGCAAAAAAATATGCTGATACTGTTGTGGTAACAGGAGGAGAGCCATTAACTTGGGATATGACAGTATTGACTCAAAAATTAAAAGATAAAAATCTAAAAGTTCATATCGAAACATCTGGAGCCTATTCTGTTTCAGGAACTTGGGACTGGTTTTGTCTTTCGCCAAAGAAAAATAAATTACCAGTAGCAGATGCTTATGCTATTGCTAATGAATTAAAAGTTATCATTTACAACAAACACGATTTCATTTTTGCCGAAGAACAAGCTGCCAAAGTAAATGACAACGCCATTCTGTTTTTACAACCAGAATGGAGTAAAAAAGAGGAAATGACGCCACTTATTGTTGATTATGTAATGAGTAACCCAAAGTGGAGAGTGTCTTTGCAAACACACAAATATTTGAATATCCCTTAATGTAAAATCTCAAACATTGTTTGGGATTTTTTATTTTTACCAAAATTCATCAATCATGAAACCATCGGTTCACGAACTCCAAAATAAAAAATCACATAGTGTGAGTAAATCACAATTTCTTTTAGATCCCAACATTACCTATTTAAATCATGGGTCATTCGGCGCTTGTCCCAAACCTATTTTTGAATCATTTCAACGTTTTCAATTAGAATTACAGTCAGACCCCGTTGATTTTATTCAGCGAAGACAGCCTAAGTATTTAAAGACAGCTCGTGAAAGTTTGGCTCAATATGTAGGGTGCCAAGGGCATGATTTGTTTTTTACTCCCAATCCAACTTTTGCTGTAAACGTTATCATGCGGAGCATTAAACTTAATAAAGGAGATGAAATTTTAGCTACCAATCACGAGTATGGTGCCATGGATAGAACTTGGAATTTTTATTGCAAAAAGTCAGGAGCTAAATACATTCGTCAAAACATTACTTTGCCTATAGTTTCAAAAGCACAAATCATAGAAGAGTTTTGGAAAGGATATAACGAAAACACCAAAGTAATTTTCCTAAACCAGATGTCGAGTGCCACAGCTTTGATTTTTCCGGTAAAAGAAATCTGTGATAGAGCTAAAGATTTGGGTTTAATCACTATAGTTGATGGTGCTCATGTACCAGGTCATATCGATTTAAATATTTCCGATTTGAATCCAGATTATTATACAGCCACATTACACAAGTGGATGCTGGCTCCTACAGGGAGTTCTTTTTTATATGTTAAACCCGAATTGCAAAATGAGTTAGAACCTTTGGTGGTAAGTTGGGGATATGAAAGTGTGGCTCCTGGTGAAAGTCAGTTTTTAGATTATCACGAATTGCAAGGCACTAGAGATATTTCAGCATTTTTATGTACGCCAACGGTGATTCAATTTTTAGAGGAAAACAATTGGAAAGAAGTTTCAAAAAACTGCAAACAAATAGTATTGGATAATTACCAACGCTTTTGTGATTTGCTAAATACTAATCCATTGAGTCCAATAACCTCTGAATTTTTAGGACAAATGGCAAGCGTTCCAATTGATACTGATAAACCTGCGGAATTGAAGAGTTTATTATATGATAAATACAGAATTCAAATCCCAGTAATGCCTTTAAATGGAAATATTTATATTCGGTATTCTATCAATGGGTATAACGCTCAAGCCGATTTAGATATTTTATACAACGCTTTGGAAGATAGTATTAGAACAACAGATTTGATTCAAGTCTAAAACCATAGCCCAGATAGTAACGGCATCCTTTTGCTTTTTTCTTTAAAAAGCAAAAGATATAGTGGATAGCTGGAAATAGCTCCTAAAAATTAGCATTACCAGTCTTTTCTTTTTTTCAATTCGGTAATGTGTGCCAAATGATGGGTGCAATGCCATTCGTAAAGACAAATCATTTCTCGGAGTTCAAATTCCTTATTGTGTTCGGGATGTATGTAGGCCATTTCCAAATCGGTTTCTGACAAACTTTTCATCACAAAGGCTAATCGGTAATGCAGTCCTTCCAAAAATTGAAGCGTGGGTTCAATAGGCATCGTTCGGTTGTCTATTCCTTCAGCCCATAGGTTTTCATAATAGAATTTTATAGTCGGATTGTTCTCAGTCATGGTCCATTTCA
The window above is part of the Flavobacterium sp. N1994 genome. Proteins encoded here:
- a CDS encoding PstS family phosphate ABC transporter substrate-binding protein — protein: MNKLTKTLIGFVLLTLLFVFSCQKKENDKQDTIIEGKATLYVDESILPIIEDEQAVFETEYKAKLHLVPQSENEIVNALLNDTAKIAILTRELSKQEINAFKAKKIFPKTTPFASDAVALIKSKTDKDTLVTLQDISKFLKGEAVSNIKGLVFDNANSSTVRCLSKVLGTSVINQKNVFSLKTNEEVIKYVSKNDGMVGVIGMNWIFQPPLDLQEFVDKVNVLAVKDKDKGGYFFPTQDNLAMGKYSLARHLYIVNCQGYSGLGMGFASFLGGERGQRIILKSGLVPERTPGRKIMIRNTITKDKN
- a CDS encoding tetratricopeptide repeat protein; its protein translation is MNKYKIFGLALVATTIAKAQDLESAKKAIDAEQYEKAKSLLKSVIQAKPSNGKASFLLGTIYLKQNIADSATIYFQKGLASSEGARLNNIGLAQMDLDANNKAAAQAKFDLVTKELKKKDIEEYVYIGRAFMDADKPDYKSAIDVLLKAQAASPNDPQVQLALGDAYYGAKNQNDSYVAYRNAYQFDSSLLRAKMQLGVLLKGAKAYTEAIKAYNEVIAINPNYGPVYRELAETYYLWGSNVPKSYDENIQKALGFYEKYMSLTDYSITSRMRHADFLILAKDYKALELEANKMKELDGVNPRILRYLGYSSYENGNIDAALDALQKFTSNPANKIIPRDYLYLGQAKIKKGTSADGKSVDQAQLASGIADIKKALDMEPLAANELNEIGKKLYDQKAFGAAAAIFDIAVGYPNSKNFLLDNFFLGNAIYYDNTRKEVVKPDPIALQKADVAFGNVITASPTTQDAYIFRARTNRLLEKDTEMATYYQQYIDVVTAKGEAEVTKNKAKFIESYNNIASTFANTDKAKAKELLNKTLLLDPANQYALEAIKLLK
- a CDS encoding 7-carboxy-7-deazaguanine synthase QueE; this translates as MLSKETQLAVEKGEMLPLMEEFYTIQGEGFHTGTAAYFIRIGGCDVGCHWCDVKESWNAELHPPTATDLIVDNAKKYADTVVVTGGEPLTWDMTVLTQKLKDKNLKVHIETSGAYSVSGTWDWFCLSPKKNKLPVADAYAIANELKVIIYNKHDFIFAEEQAAKVNDNAILFLQPEWSKKEEMTPLIVDYVMSNPKWRVSLQTHKYLNIP
- a CDS encoding ExbD/TolR family protein translates to MGKVKMSKKSTSIDMTAMCDVAFLLLTFFILTATAKVPEPLPVDTPSSTVQTKLPETGLVTITVGKSEGKEQVFFGMKDRAIRSGALDYMAQKYKVTFTETEKAQFALVDEFGVPVEGLKQLLGMKGADRAKKGVQPGVPCDSINNQLQDWIQGARKANIDNGGTKELQFAIKGDAKEEYPQIKKVMDILQDQKINSFNLVTGLRGKDY
- a CDS encoding ExbD/TolR family protein; protein product: MAELNTGDGGGKKGGKVRSKKSNAKVDLTAMVDLAFLLITFFMLTTSLSKPQSMDLGLPDKDEKDKPEKDVKVDQRRTLTIIMGKDNKIKWFHGLLEAPEPNGKPTDAVYGKNGLRQEILKRVVSVPQVTGDKNKGLIVIIKPSKKSTYRNLVDVLDEMAICKVPTYAIVNDITPEEMKLVDEMNK
- a CDS encoding YfiT family bacillithiol transferase, with translation MEKSDLEKLRYPIGIFEAPTVYTAELLAKAIQTIADFPQKLKKEVQHLSKEQLDTPYRPEGWTIRQVIHHCADSHMNCFIRLKWTMTENNPTIKFYYENLWAEGIDNRTMPIEPTLQFLEGLHYRLAFVMKSLSETDLEMAYIHPEHNKEFELREMICLYEWHCTHHLAHITELKKRKDW
- a CDS encoding aminotransferase class V-fold PLP-dependent enzyme, with amino-acid sequence MKPSVHELQNKKSHSVSKSQFLLDPNITYLNHGSFGACPKPIFESFQRFQLELQSDPVDFIQRRQPKYLKTARESLAQYVGCQGHDLFFTPNPTFAVNVIMRSIKLNKGDEILATNHEYGAMDRTWNFYCKKSGAKYIRQNITLPIVSKAQIIEEFWKGYNENTKVIFLNQMSSATALIFPVKEICDRAKDLGLITIVDGAHVPGHIDLNISDLNPDYYTATLHKWMLAPTGSSFLYVKPELQNELEPLVVSWGYESVAPGESQFLDYHELQGTRDISAFLCTPTVIQFLEENNWKEVSKNCKQIVLDNYQRFCDLLNTNPLSPITSEFLGQMASVPIDTDKPAELKSLLYDKYRIQIPVMPLNGNIYIRYSINGYNAQADLDILYNALEDSIRTTDLIQV
- a CDS encoding energy transducer TonB; the protein is MKLDLFNKQWIDIVFEGRNKAYGAYELRQENSKITIRSLVIGAIVFALAVSAPLIISLIPDFSKNEATLDQKIVTIKLPPKEQPKDLPPPPPPPPKVDQVKFVKPVVAKTDEVTEEPPKVEEIKDKKLGDETIKGDPDAPLTVEPVGNGPSVVEEDNNIYNTAGIEVKPDFPGGMQKFYGYIGRAYSAPEDCGSGKVFVTFVVEKDGSLTDIKVIREVCPGSGKEAIRVLKSCPKWNPGEQNGKKVRVLYSLPISIQSAE